Proteins from one Desulfurellaceae bacterium genomic window:
- a CDS encoding CoA transferase — protein sequence ADFTWVWAGPFATLQLAHLGAEVIRIETENRVCVTRRIPPFADGEPGPNRSGYYNQYNQGKASVCLNLKKPEGLDIAKKLVAASDIVAENFAGGVMNKMGLGYEVLKQIKPDIIMISMSGYGATGPESAYVSYGPAQVPMSGLSSVTGFPGFPPMHVGFSYGDPNGGLHGAFAVLAALMHRTRTGEGQYNLGDPVGRGTDGPADARRAATPGRQSGRPYGAPRAVPVSGPRPLGEHCRGKRGRMAAPVPGHGPAGAGDRYALCQPGRP from the coding sequence TGGCCGACTTCACCTGGGTCTGGGCCGGTCCGTTTGCGACCCTACAGCTGGCCCATCTGGGCGCTGAGGTGATTCGCATCGAGACCGAGAACCGGGTGTGTGTGACCCGGCGTATCCCGCCCTTTGCCGACGGCGAGCCCGGACCCAACCGCAGCGGGTATTACAACCAGTACAATCAGGGCAAGGCCTCGGTGTGTCTGAATCTGAAGAAGCCCGAGGGCCTCGACATCGCCAAAAAGCTGGTTGCGGCCAGTGATATCGTGGCCGAGAACTTTGCCGGCGGGGTGATGAACAAGATGGGGCTCGGCTACGAAGTCCTGAAGCAGATCAAGCCCGACATCATTATGATCTCCATGTCGGGCTATGGAGCAACCGGGCCGGAGAGTGCGTATGTGTCCTACGGCCCAGCTCAGGTGCCGATGAGTGGCTTGTCGTCGGTAACGGGTTTTCCTGGCTTCCCGCCCATGCATGTAGGCTTTTCGTACGGGGACCCCAACGGCGGTCTGCACGGCGCCTTCGCCGTCCTGGCCGCGCTCATGCACCGGACCCGGACGGGCGAGGGCCAGTATAACCTCGGTGACCCTGTTGGGCGAGGGACTGATGGCCCAGCAGATGCACGGCGCGCCGCCACCCCGGGTCGGCAATCGGGACGCCCATATGGCGCCCCACGGGCTGTTCCAGTGTCAGGGCCAAGACCGCTGGGTGAGCATTGTCGTGGCAAGCGAGGAC